Proteins co-encoded in one Actinomadura luteofluorescens genomic window:
- a CDS encoding glycoside hydrolase domain-containing protein gives MAVFGVDYAWGRPGAPALERAGAKFACRYLSHDTTGKNLTREEADELSGAGIWLVVVWESTARRPLDGRSAGAADARAAAAQAKACGMPDDRPIYFAADWDATSGQQDEINAYLDGAASVLGRDRVGLYGGHGPVKRAFDAKKITFGWQTYAWSGGRWDARAQLQQYSNDHTINGVGVDYDRGVKSDYGQWRVGVSPQGEDDMPDYVSVGTGGDHQELPPGKWTEVTWSKEYSDKEHQHNDPGGPSLLTGSARYSLSVSAALSGVPAGTLIQARVVEVADGDASDYQIGPVQDFISVGDTTNLVYGLAADTVEAGKRVRFQLLHQGAAAATIAKASAKVFFWR, from the coding sequence ATGGCTGTCTTCGGCGTCGACTACGCGTGGGGCCGCCCCGGCGCGCCCGCGCTGGAACGCGCCGGGGCGAAGTTCGCCTGCCGCTACCTGTCGCACGACACGACCGGCAAGAACCTGACCCGCGAGGAGGCCGACGAGCTGTCCGGCGCGGGGATCTGGCTGGTCGTCGTGTGGGAGTCGACCGCCAGGCGTCCCCTCGACGGGCGGTCCGCCGGCGCGGCCGACGCCCGCGCCGCCGCCGCCCAGGCCAAGGCGTGCGGCATGCCGGACGACCGGCCCATCTACTTCGCCGCCGACTGGGACGCCACCTCCGGGCAGCAGGACGAGATCAACGCCTACCTGGACGGCGCGGCGAGCGTCCTCGGCCGCGACCGGGTCGGCCTCTACGGCGGCCACGGCCCGGTCAAGCGCGCCTTCGACGCCAAGAAGATCACTTTCGGCTGGCAGACGTACGCCTGGTCGGGCGGCAGGTGGGACGCCCGCGCCCAGCTCCAGCAGTACTCCAACGACCACACGATCAACGGCGTCGGCGTCGACTACGACCGCGGCGTCAAGAGCGACTACGGGCAGTGGCGCGTCGGCGTCTCGCCCCAGGGAGAGGACGACATGCCCGACTACGTGTCCGTCGGCACCGGTGGCGACCACCAGGAGCTTCCTCCCGGCAAGTGGACCGAGGTCACCTGGAGCAAGGAGTACTCCGACAAGGAGCACCAGCACAACGACCCGGGCGGCCCCAGCCTGCTGACCGGATCGGCCCGCTACAGCCTGTCGGTGAGCGCGGCGCTGAGCGGCGTCCCCGCGGGCACGCTCATCCAGGCCCGGGTGGTCGAGGTGGCGGACGGCGACGCCTCCGACTACCAGATCGGCCCCGTCCAGGACTTCATCTCCGTCGGCGACACCACCAACCTCGTCTACGGCCTCGCCGCCGACACCGTCGAGGCGGGCAAGCGCGTGCGCTTCCAGCTCCTCCACCAGGGCGCCGCCGCCGCGACGATCGCCAAGGCCAGCGCGAAGGTCTTCTTCTGGCGCTGA
- a CDS encoding LLM class F420-dependent oxidoreductase produces MRLRIFTEPQQGATYETQLAVAKAAEDLGFDAFFRSDHFVKMGDVAGEPGPTDSWITLGALARETSRIRLGTLVTAGTFRYPGPLAISVAQVDQMSGGRVDLGLGTGWFEEEHTAYGIPFPSLGERFERLEEQLQILTGLWGTPSGETFSFSGRHYSLNGSPALPKPVRPGGPPIIIGGAGAKRTPRLAARYADEYNVPFHQVEDTGDAFERVRAACAEAGRTRPMVYSAAQVVCCGRDEAELGRRADAIGRKVPELRENGLAGTPQELVDKIGRFGELGAECLYLQVLDMSDLEHVELLASEVMSKL; encoded by the coding sequence ATGCGACTTCGAATCTTCACCGAGCCCCAGCAGGGGGCGACGTATGAGACACAGCTCGCCGTCGCCAAGGCGGCCGAGGACCTCGGTTTCGACGCGTTCTTCCGTTCCGACCACTTCGTCAAGATGGGGGACGTCGCGGGCGAGCCGGGCCCGACGGACTCGTGGATCACCCTGGGCGCGCTGGCCCGGGAGACCAGCCGGATCAGGCTCGGCACGCTGGTGACGGCCGGGACGTTCCGCTACCCGGGACCGCTGGCGATCTCCGTCGCGCAGGTGGACCAGATGAGCGGCGGGCGCGTCGACCTGGGACTCGGGACGGGGTGGTTCGAGGAGGAGCACACCGCGTACGGCATCCCGTTCCCGAGCCTGGGCGAGCGGTTCGAGCGGCTCGAGGAGCAGTTGCAGATCCTCACCGGGCTGTGGGGGACGCCGTCCGGCGAGACCTTCTCCTTCAGCGGGCGGCACTACAGCCTGAACGGGTCGCCCGCGCTGCCCAAGCCCGTGCGGCCGGGCGGGCCGCCGATCATCATCGGCGGGGCCGGGGCGAAGCGGACGCCGCGGCTCGCCGCCCGCTACGCCGACGAGTACAACGTCCCGTTCCACCAGGTCGAGGACACCGGCGACGCGTTCGAGCGGGTCCGCGCGGCGTGCGCCGAGGCGGGCCGGACGAGGCCGATGGTGTACTCGGCCGCGCAGGTCGTGTGCTGCGGCCGGGACGAGGCGGAGCTGGGGCGGCGCGCCGACGCGATCGGGCGGAAGGTGCCGGAGCTGCGCGAGAACGGGCTCGCCGGGACCCCGCAGGAGCTGGTCGACAAGATCGGCCGGTTCGGCGAGCTGGGCGCGGAGTGCCTCTACCTGCAGGTCCTCGACATGAGCGACCTGGAGCACGTGGAGTTGCTGGCCTCCGAGGTGATGAGCAAGCTCTGA
- a CDS encoding MFS transporter, whose product MTDTLTSPARGTADGGFRWRWVALSVILAGEVMDMLDALITAIAAPTIRAELGGSAATIQWLAAAYTLAMAVGLITGGRLGDLYGRKRMFLIGAAGFTVGSLLCGIAGSPGMLVGSRAMQGLFGALMLPQGIGMIKQMFSAKEMGAAFAMFGPVMGLSSVGGPVLAGWLIDADLFGTGWRMIFLINLPLGAAAVLAGLKFLPEGRAEHASRLDLTGAALASLGAGLLVYPLVQGREHDWPAWTFAMMAASLVVWGAFAWYEVRKQRSGGDPLIVPSLFRKRGFTGGLVVGLVFFSGVAGLGLVLALFFQLGLGYSPLKAGLAQIPWSVGIVIGFGVMQAVQRFGRRVIHAGAVIMAAGIAGLYFTLRYAGIDVTPWQLVPALTVTGIGMGLLMGPFFDTVLAGVEPEETGSAGGTLTAVQQLGSALGAAVLGTVFFGVLGGHVASAADDGAAALRRDLAAASVPAAQRDGLVDGLRDCGRDRATAKDAAAVPASCRRLEKATVAAVAAAPQSAPAVQKAVAGAGEHAAKVGFGDAMKITLWVEVGLLGLSFLVTFLLPMHARPEEQTA is encoded by the coding sequence ATGACCGACACACTGACCTCCCCTGCCCGGGGCACCGCGGACGGCGGCTTCCGCTGGCGCTGGGTCGCCCTGTCCGTGATCCTCGCCGGCGAGGTCATGGACATGCTGGACGCCCTGATCACGGCCATCGCGGCCCCCACGATCCGCGCCGAGCTCGGCGGGTCCGCGGCCACCATCCAGTGGCTCGCCGCCGCCTACACCCTCGCCATGGCCGTCGGGCTCATCACCGGCGGGCGCCTCGGCGACCTCTACGGACGCAAGCGGATGTTCCTCATCGGCGCGGCCGGCTTCACGGTCGGCTCGCTGCTGTGCGGCATCGCCGGCTCCCCCGGGATGCTGGTCGGCTCCCGCGCCATGCAGGGCCTGTTCGGCGCGCTGATGCTGCCGCAGGGCATCGGGATGATCAAGCAGATGTTCTCGGCGAAGGAGATGGGCGCGGCGTTCGCCATGTTCGGGCCGGTCATGGGGCTGTCCTCGGTCGGCGGCCCGGTGCTGGCAGGCTGGCTGATCGACGCCGACCTGTTCGGCACCGGCTGGCGCATGATCTTCCTGATCAACCTGCCGCTGGGCGCCGCCGCCGTGCTGGCCGGGCTGAAGTTCCTGCCCGAAGGGCGCGCCGAGCACGCCTCCCGCCTCGACCTCACCGGCGCGGCCCTCGCCTCCCTCGGCGCCGGCCTGCTGGTCTACCCCCTCGTGCAGGGCCGCGAGCACGACTGGCCCGCCTGGACGTTCGCCATGATGGCCGCCTCCCTCGTCGTGTGGGGCGCGTTCGCCTGGTACGAGGTCCGCAAGCAGCGCTCCGGCGGCGACCCGCTGATCGTGCCGAGCCTGTTCCGCAAGCGCGGCTTCACCGGCGGCCTCGTCGTCGGCCTGGTGTTCTTCTCCGGCGTCGCCGGCCTCGGCCTCGTGCTGGCGCTGTTCTTCCAGCTCGGGCTCGGCTACTCCCCGCTCAAGGCGGGCCTCGCGCAGATCCCGTGGTCGGTCGGCATCGTCATCGGGTTCGGCGTCATGCAGGCCGTGCAGCGCTTCGGCCGCAGGGTGATCCACGCGGGCGCCGTCATCATGGCCGCCGGGATCGCCGGGCTGTACTTCACCCTCCGGTACGCCGGGATCGACGTCACCCCCTGGCAGCTCGTCCCCGCGCTGACCGTCACCGGGATCGGCATGGGCCTGCTGATGGGGCCGTTCTTCGACACCGTGCTGGCGGGCGTCGAGCCCGAGGAGACCGGCTCGGCGGGCGGCACGCTCACCGCCGTCCAGCAGCTCGGCAGCGCGCTCGGCGCGGCCGTCCTCGGCACGGTCTTCTTCGGGGTGCTCGGCGGGCACGTCGCGTCCGCCGCCGACGACGGCGCCGCCGCCCTGCGCCGCGACCTCGCCGCCGCGTCCGTCCCGGCCGCGCAGCGGGACGGCCTCGTGGACGGCCTGCGCGACTGCGGCCGCGACCGCGCCACCGCCAAGGACGCCGCCGCCGTGCCCGCGTCCTGCCGCCGGCTCGAGAAGGCCACCGTCGCCGCCGTCGCCGCCGCGCCGCAGTCGGCGCCCGCCGTCCAGAAGGCGGTCGCCGGGGCCGGCGAGCACGCGGCCAAGGTCGGGTTCGGCGACGCCATGAAGATCACGCTGTGGGTCGAGGTCGGGCTCCTCGGCCTGTCCTTCCTGGTGACGTTCCTGCTGCCGATGCACGCGCGCCCGGAGGAGCAGACCGCCTGA
- a CDS encoding TetR/AcrR family transcriptional regulator C-terminal domain-containing protein, with protein MAEAGRAARPDMPTPPGRRPRKAPSARQPLTQELVVDTAIRVLDAEGLEAVTMRRVAQELGTGPASLYAHVSNKEELRELMLDRVAAEVRLPVPDPAHWQEQLKELAREIRRVYTSHRDIAVVSMSLIPTGPHLLDVAEAQLALMEAGGVPKRIAGLAVSTLGMFLDADAIEDTMHHAKTPPGAGDPWTYFQTYLDQIREYFAALPKDRYPTISGMVDELTGEDGDGRFEFGLDMLIRGIASYVEEPSSPRKDG; from the coding sequence GTGGCTGAAGCCGGCCGAGCCGCACGCCCGGACATGCCGACGCCGCCCGGCCGCAGGCCGCGCAAGGCCCCCTCCGCCCGGCAGCCGCTCACGCAGGAGCTCGTCGTCGACACGGCGATCCGCGTCCTGGACGCCGAGGGGCTGGAGGCCGTGACCATGCGCCGCGTCGCCCAGGAGCTCGGCACCGGGCCGGCGTCCCTCTACGCGCACGTCTCGAACAAGGAGGAGCTGCGCGAGCTGATGCTCGACCGGGTGGCCGCCGAGGTCCGGCTTCCCGTCCCCGACCCGGCGCACTGGCAGGAGCAGCTGAAGGAACTGGCCCGCGAGATCCGCCGCGTCTACACCTCGCACCGCGACATCGCGGTGGTGTCGATGTCGCTCATCCCCACCGGGCCCCATCTACTGGACGTCGCCGAGGCGCAGCTCGCCCTCATGGAGGCCGGCGGCGTGCCGAAGCGGATCGCCGGGCTCGCCGTCAGCACCCTCGGCATGTTCCTCGACGCCGACGCCATCGAGGACACGATGCACCACGCCAAGACGCCCCCGGGGGCGGGCGACCCGTGGACGTACTTCCAGACGTACCTCGACCAGATCCGTGAGTACTTCGCCGCCCTGCCGAAGGACCGCTACCCGACGATCTCCGGCATGGTGGACGAGCTCACGGGGGAGGACGGCGACGGGCGCTTCGAGTTCGGCCTCGACATGCTCATCCGGGGGATCGCCTCCTACGTCGAGGAGCCGTCCAGCCCCCGGAAGGACGGTTAG
- a CDS encoding TIGR02452 family protein yields MSRHPRRMTAQETVAILERGDYTAPSGRAVSIADDLADAVRRTVLYRPEELDALLKRLPPADPGTRTRIEVTGETTLAAARRLRAPGTTPFALNFASAKNPGGGFLNGAHAQEEGLARSSGLYESLCSAREYYDFHRAQGDLLYSDHMIYSPDVPVFREDSGRLLEEPYGVAFLTSPAPNRGAIRDAAKTEQIPAALRLRARKVLAVALANGHGRIVLGAWGCGVFRNDPAEVAEVFAEALRPGGEFADRFEHVVFAVWDTAAGAPRHAAFERVFA; encoded by the coding sequence ATGAGCAGACACCCCCGCCGGATGACCGCGCAGGAGACCGTGGCCATCCTCGAACGCGGCGACTACACGGCGCCGTCCGGCCGCGCCGTCTCGATCGCCGACGACCTCGCCGACGCCGTCCGGCGCACCGTCCTCTACCGGCCGGAGGAGCTGGACGCGCTGCTGAAGAGGCTCCCTCCGGCCGACCCCGGCACGCGGACGCGGATCGAGGTCACCGGAGAGACCACGCTCGCCGCCGCGCGCCGGCTGCGCGCCCCCGGGACGACGCCGTTCGCGCTCAACTTCGCGTCCGCGAAGAACCCGGGCGGCGGCTTCCTGAACGGAGCCCACGCCCAGGAGGAGGGGCTGGCGCGCTCGTCGGGCCTGTACGAGTCGCTGTGCTCGGCCAGGGAGTACTACGACTTCCACCGCGCGCAGGGAGATCTCCTCTACAGCGACCACATGATCTACTCGCCGGACGTCCCGGTGTTCCGGGAGGACTCCGGGCGTCTGCTTGAGGAGCCCTACGGCGTCGCGTTCCTGACGTCGCCCGCGCCGAACCGCGGCGCGATCCGTGACGCCGCCAAGACCGAGCAGATCCCCGCGGCGCTGCGGCTGCGCGCCCGCAAGGTCCTCGCCGTGGCGCTGGCCAACGGGCACGGACGGATCGTTCTCGGCGCCTGGGGCTGCGGCGTGTTCCGCAACGACCCGGCCGAGGTCGCCGAGGTGTTCGCCGAGGCGCTGCGTCCGGGCGGAGAGTTCGCCGACCGGTTCGAGCACGTGGTCTTCGCCGTCTGGGACACCGCCGCGGGCGCACCCAGGCACGCGGCGTTCGAGCGCGTCTTCGCCTAA